CCACAAGCCACCAAGCTTAACAGTGTTACCAAAATTAATAAACGTTTGATCAATGCATGCTGTGACATAGGGTACGCTCCGATGGACACTATGTACACTCACTCTCATGTGATGCTGCGTTGGCTATCCTAGCACAGCCAATTCGCCCGACTCAATAGGCCAAATCGCTAAACTCGCTAGGTATAGCCTTCGATGCAATGGGGGATTAACAAGTGGTAACAGCTTAACCCTCTTGCAGATCGATGGCTTTAAGGTAGAGTAGACACAGCAATGGCTTAGATCGATCTGGAGGAGCTATGTCGGATACAGCCCATGTTGTTTTGATCAGCACCAGTAATGCTGATGAGGCCCGCACGTTGGCCCGCGCCTTGGTTACTGAACGGCTGGCCGCCAGTGTCAATATTTTGCCCCAAATAAGCTCGATTTATCATTGGGATGGAGTGCTCAAGGAAGAGTCGGAAATCTTGTTGATTGTGCGAACTAGGGCCGATGCCTTGGGCAGTTTGATCGAGCGCGTCGAACAATTGCACTCCTATTCGCTGCCCGAAATTATTGCCTTGCCAATTGTTGATGGCTCGCAACGCTTTCTAAACTGGATTTTGAGCGAAGTCATGACCAATGAGGATGCCTA
This sequence is a window from Herpetosiphon gulosus. Protein-coding genes within it:
- the cutA gene encoding divalent-cation tolerance protein CutA, translating into MSDTAHVVLISTSNADEARTLARALVTERLAASVNILPQISSIYHWDGVLKEESEILLIVRTRADALGSLIERVEQLHSYSLPEIIALPIVDGSQRFLNWILSEVMTNEDA